In one Chitinophagaceae bacterium genomic region, the following are encoded:
- a CDS encoding alanine--tRNA ligase codes for MLAKDIRQKFLDFYQQKDHKIIESAPMVLKNDPTLMFTNAGMNQFKDIFLENKKASDKRVANSQKCLRVSGKHNDLEEVGKDTYHHTMFEMLGNWSFGDYFKKEAIEMAWELLTQVYKLDKKSLYVTYFEGSVEDNLGPDDETKKMWESLIDESRILKGNKADNFWEMGDVGPCGPCSEIHIDLRTAEEKSKIDGKELVNAGHPQVVEIWNLVFIQYNRLSDGHLQLLPNRHVDTGMGFERLCMALQKKTSNYDTDLFAPLIKAIGEESKQKYGKNEQTDIAIRVIADHVRAVAFAIADGQLPSNTGAGYVIRRILRRAVRYAFSFLSIQKSFLFTLVKELTEIYAGIYPELQKQQEFIEKVMLEEENNFRKTLESGLKRFDDYISSHSKADKIVDGNFAFELYDTFGFPPDLTALLAEENSFSFDETGFNKAMSLQKKRSKDASKKELDDWVNVSEGENSVFVGYDHLETDCKIIRYRKVQASGKEFYHIILDKTPFYAESGGQTGDKGVLSFEDDTIEIIDTIKENELTIHVSKKQPKDAKSRCRAIVLADNRENTSANHSATHLLHASLKKILGNHVEQKGSLVRADYLRFDFSHFQKMTDEEIRQIEQMVNEKIRENIALDEQRNVPFKEAIAKGATALFGEKYSEEVRVITFEENFSSELCGGTHVQSTGEIGVFKIISESAVSAGVRRIEAVTGQAAENWIYTRLEELSAVKKLLKNPQQITTAVEALLKDNQQMAKKIESLQAEKSGGVKEEIVAKIKEENGIKWFKGILDGSDSKQVKDIAFQLRQQFPDLIFIAGIIQSEKPQICIMISDSFTASHGLDAGKIVREAAVEIKGGGGGQAFFATAGGSDVSKLKSALDKAESIIKNELN; via the coding sequence ATGCTAGCAAAAGATATACGTCAGAAATTTTTGGACTTTTATCAACAGAAAGACCATAAGATTATTGAGTCAGCGCCAATGGTTTTGAAAAATGACCCCACACTGATGTTTACAAATGCCGGTATGAATCAGTTTAAAGATATTTTTTTAGAAAACAAAAAAGCAAGCGACAAGCGAGTAGCAAATTCTCAAAAGTGTTTAAGAGTCTCCGGAAAGCATAATGATTTGGAAGAGGTTGGGAAAGATACCTATCACCACACCATGTTCGAAATGCTTGGGAATTGGTCGTTTGGGGATTATTTTAAGAAAGAAGCTATTGAAATGGCATGGGAGTTACTAACGCAAGTTTATAAGCTGGATAAAAAAAGTTTGTACGTAACTTATTTTGAGGGGAGCGTTGAAGATAATCTGGGCCCGGATGATGAGACCAAAAAAATGTGGGAAAGCCTCATTGATGAAAGTAGGATTTTAAAAGGAAATAAAGCAGATAATTTTTGGGAAATGGGGGATGTCGGACCTTGCGGACCTTGCTCTGAAATTCACATTGACTTGCGAACTGCTGAAGAAAAAAGTAAAATTGACGGCAAAGAATTGGTGAATGCCGGACATCCACAGGTAGTTGAAATCTGGAATTTAGTGTTTATTCAATATAACCGTTTGTCTGACGGGCATTTACAGCTTTTGCCTAACAGACATGTAGATACAGGAATGGGCTTTGAGCGCTTATGTATGGCACTTCAGAAAAAAACGAGTAATTACGATACTGATTTATTTGCCCCATTAATAAAAGCTATAGGGGAAGAATCAAAGCAAAAATATGGCAAAAATGAACAGACAGATATAGCCATACGGGTAATTGCAGATCACGTTCGGGCTGTTGCATTCGCGATTGCTGACGGTCAGCTGCCTTCTAATACCGGGGCAGGTTATGTTATAAGAAGAATTTTACGAAGAGCTGTTAGATATGCTTTTAGCTTTTTGTCTATTCAGAAAAGTTTTCTGTTTACCTTAGTGAAAGAACTGACAGAAATTTATGCCGGTATCTATCCTGAATTGCAAAAACAACAGGAATTTATCGAAAAGGTGATGCTGGAAGAAGAAAATAATTTCAGAAAAACATTAGAAAGCGGTTTGAAAAGATTTGATGATTACATTTCAAGCCATTCAAAAGCGGATAAGATTGTAGACGGCAATTTTGCTTTTGAATTATATGACACTTTTGGATTTCCACCTGATTTAACAGCTTTATTAGCAGAAGAAAATAGCTTTTCATTTGATGAAACAGGTTTTAATAAGGCGATGTCTTTGCAAAAAAAGCGCTCTAAAGATGCTTCAAAGAAAGAACTCGATGACTGGGTAAATGTCTCTGAAGGTGAAAACTCTGTTTTTGTAGGCTATGATCATTTGGAAACAGATTGTAAAATAATCAGGTACCGAAAGGTTCAGGCTTCAGGCAAGGAATTCTATCATATCATTTTAGACAAAACTCCTTTTTATGCCGAATCGGGTGGACAAACCGGAGATAAAGGAGTGCTGAGCTTTGAAGATGATACAATCGAAATTATCGATACGATTAAAGAAAATGAATTGACAATTCATGTTTCAAAAAAGCAGCCAAAAGATGCAAAAAGCCGTTGCAGGGCAATTGTGCTGGCTGATAATAGAGAGAACACTTCGGCAAATCATTCAGCAACGCATTTGTTACATGCCTCTTTAAAAAAGATATTGGGAAATCATGTTGAGCAAAAGGGTTCATTGGTCAGGGCTGATTATCTGCGTTTTGATTTTTCACACTTTCAGAAAATGACAGATGAGGAAATTAGGCAGATAGAACAAATGGTAAACGAAAAGATTCGCGAAAACATCGCTCTTGATGAGCAAAGAAACGTTCCTTTTAAGGAGGCTATAGCAAAGGGAGCAACAGCACTTTTTGGAGAAAAATACAGCGAGGAAGTGCGGGTAATTACTTTTGAGGAAAACTTTTCCAGTGAATTGTGCGGAGGTACACATGTTCAGTCTACCGGTGAAATAGGTGTTTTTAAAATAATTTCAGAGTCAGCGGTGTCAGCAGGAGTGAGAAGAATAGAGGCGGTAACGGGACAAGCCGCCGAAAACTGGATTTATACCCGCTTAGAAGAACTTTCCGCAGTTAAAAAATTGCTGAAAAACCCGCAGCAAATAACTACTGCTGTAGAGGCGCTTCTAAAAGACAATCAGCAAATGGCCAAAAAAATTGAAAGCTTACAAGCGGAAAAGTCAGGGGGTGTAAAAGAAGAGATTGTTGCCAAAATCAAAGAGGAAAATGGAATAAAGTGGTTTAAAGGAATTTTAGATGGTTCAGATAGTAAGCAAGTTAAGGATATTGCTTTTCAGCTAAGGCAGCAATTCCCTGATTTAATTTTCATTGCCGGTATAATACAATCAGAAAAACCTCAGATTTGCATAATGATTTCGGATTCCTTTACGGCAAGTCACGGTTTGGATGCCGGGAAAATTGTTCGGGAAGCAGCCGTTGAAATTAAAGGCGGCGGGGGAGGACAGGCATTTTTTGCTACAGCCGGAGGTTCTGACGTATCTAAATTAAAAAGTGCTTTAGACAAAGCAGAATCGATAATTAAAAATGAATTAAACTAA
- a CDS encoding M23 family metallopeptidase, with amino-acid sequence MRKAKYVFNTQTLKYEKVQEGWGKFSLKVLGFLSATIMFAVIIVSTAYNFFQSPKEIVLQREVDEMRLNYQLVERKLVEMEDVVAQLQDRDDNIYRVIFESEPIPKSVRSAGVGGSLRYQHLEGLKNSGLMMAVAERIDKIRRQLYIQSKSYDEVTEMLKNKSEMLASIPAIQPISNADLTRIASGFGYRIHPIYKTRRLHQGIDFTAPTGTEVYSTGNGVIESVVHSNRGYGNHIIINHGYGYKTLYAHLSRFNVRRGQTINRGDIIGYVGNTGLSTAPHLHYEVIKDGNRIDPINFFYNDLTPEEFDKVVELASRHNQSFD; translated from the coding sequence ATGAGAAAAGCAAAATACGTTTTTAATACTCAGACACTGAAGTATGAAAAAGTCCAGGAGGGCTGGGGAAAATTTTCACTGAAAGTTTTAGGCTTTCTTTCGGCAACTATTATGTTTGCTGTTATTATAGTTTCTACTGCCTATAACTTCTTTCAATCACCAAAAGAAATAGTGCTGCAACGAGAAGTAGATGAAATGAGATTAAACTATCAATTGGTAGAGAGAAAGCTCGTGGAAATGGAAGATGTAGTAGCTCAGTTGCAAGATAGAGATGATAATATTTACAGAGTAATTTTTGAATCGGAACCTATTCCGAAATCAGTACGATCAGCCGGTGTCGGCGGGTCATTGAGATATCAGCATCTGGAGGGTTTAAAAAATTCCGGTTTGATGATGGCTGTGGCTGAAAGAATTGATAAAATCAGAAGGCAACTTTACATACAGTCTAAGTCTTATGACGAAGTAACAGAGATGCTGAAAAACAAGTCTGAAATGTTGGCTTCCATACCTGCCATTCAGCCTATATCAAATGCAGATTTAACAAGAATAGCTTCCGGATTCGGTTATCGGATACACCCTATTTATAAAACCAGACGCCTGCATCAGGGCATTGACTTCACGGCACCGACCGGAACTGAAGTTTATTCTACAGGCAATGGAGTTATTGAAAGTGTAGTTCACAGTAATCGCGGTTATGGAAACCACATTATAATTAATCACGGCTACGGATATAAAACGCTTTATGCTCACCTTAGCCGCTTTAATGTGAGAAGAGGGCAAACTATTAACCGGGGTGATATAATTGGTTATGTGGGTAATACAGGTTTATCTACGGCTCCTCACCTCCATTATGAAGTTATAAAAGACGGTAACCGTATAGATCCAATCAACTTCTTCTACAATGATTTGACTCCTGAAGAATTTGATAAAGTAGTTGAATTAGCATCCAGACACAATCAGTCTTTTGACTAA
- a CDS encoding MerR family transcriptional regulator, protein MPYKEKKIEKLYFTIGEVAEMFNVSTSLVRYWEKEFDILKPKKNTKGTRYFTRKDIENLKLIYEMLKVKGYTLEGAKKQLRKNPKKVIDSFELKESLENIRDFLKELRGNL, encoded by the coding sequence TTGCCATATAAAGAAAAAAAAATAGAAAAACTATATTTCACTATCGGCGAGGTAGCTGAGATGTTTAATGTTTCTACTTCTTTGGTTCGGTATTGGGAAAAAGAGTTTGATATTCTCAAGCCTAAAAAAAACACGAAAGGTACCCGCTATTTTACACGCAAAGACATCGAGAATTTAAAGTTAATTTATGAAATGCTTAAAGTAAAGGGATACACCCTGGAAGGAGCAAAAAAACAACTTCGTAAAAACCCAAAGAAAGTCATTGATTCGTTTGAATTAAAAGAATCACTTGAAAATATACGGGACTTCCTGAAAGAGCTTCGGGGCAATCTTTAG
- a CDS encoding T9SS C-terminal target domain-containing protein: protein MMNKFICFTVCLLLNISFLVAQPQISLTPFASGISNPIEIEHANDERLFIVSRPGVIYISDSNGDIFSNPFLDISSQVMTGSERGLLGLAFHPDFQDNGYFYVCYSESPGGDNVVSRFSVDSSDPDIADPNSEQVILTISQPAGNHNGGDILFGHDGYLYIAVGDGGGAGDPQNNSQNPQNFLGTMLRIDVDNGSPYAVPSDNPFFNDASTLDEIWALGLRNHWRNSFDRVTGDLWIADVGQSAIEEVNFQAADSEGGQNYGWRCYEGSLPYNLTDCGPESDYTFPAFEYEHYGGGCSGSITGGFVYRGALFNGLYGKYLAADYCKGDFYWVEQTDTGFASGFIGTYTPFQYVSFGEDVYGELYIASLTSGTVEHITDTSDCRPAAVILSESFTETNPADFDSLPIELEAVYHPSLEYQWFLDNNIIPGATSHVHLVNDGESGTYSVMVTNPDNGCDNLSEDVDVFISPMNSVINDLTAFDDKFSMYPNPASNQLTLEFKDDKFNDLNIRVLDVTGRTLIESANVSTQQKLNIDTENLIQGVYFLSISTGNKTFNSKFQVVR from the coding sequence ATGATGAATAAATTTATTTGTTTTACAGTTTGTTTGCTGTTAAATATTTCGTTTTTGGTTGCTCAACCCCAAATTTCATTAACTCCATTTGCTTCCGGAATATCAAATCCTATTGAAATTGAACATGCCAATGATGAACGTTTGTTTATCGTTTCCAGGCCGGGTGTAATATACATTTCAGATAGTAATGGGGATATTTTTTCAAATCCATTTTTAGATATTTCAAGTCAGGTTATGACCGGTAGTGAAAGAGGTTTATTGGGTCTGGCATTTCACCCAGATTTTCAGGATAACGGTTATTTTTATGTATGTTATTCAGAATCTCCGGGAGGTGACAATGTAGTTTCAAGATTTAGTGTAGATTCTTCCGATCCCGATATAGCTGACCCGAATTCAGAGCAAGTTATCTTAACCATTTCCCAGCCGGCCGGAAATCATAATGGAGGAGATATATTGTTTGGACATGACGGTTATTTATACATTGCGGTAGGAGACGGAGGAGGTGCAGGTGACCCTCAGAATAATTCTCAAAATCCACAAAACTTTTTAGGCACCATGCTTAGGATAGATGTTGACAATGGAAGTCCTTATGCTGTTCCTTCAGATAATCCCTTTTTTAATGATGCATCAACCCTTGATGAAATTTGGGCTCTTGGTCTGCGTAATCATTGGAGAAATAGCTTTGACAGAGTAACCGGTGATTTATGGATTGCTGATGTCGGACAAAGTGCCATAGAGGAAGTGAACTTTCAGGCTGCTGATAGCGAAGGAGGCCAAAATTATGGCTGGAGATGTTATGAAGGTAGTTTACCATATAATTTAACCGATTGTGGTCCGGAATCTGATTATACATTTCCTGCTTTTGAATATGAGCATTACGGAGGCGGATGCAGTGGTTCAATTACGGGAGGGTTTGTTTACAGAGGAGCTCTTTTTAACGGTTTATACGGCAAATATCTGGCGGCAGATTATTGTAAGGGCGATTTTTACTGGGTTGAACAAACTGATACCGGTTTTGCTTCCGGATTTATAGGTACTTATACACCTTTTCAGTATGTCTCTTTTGGAGAGGATGTTTATGGTGAATTATACATAGCTTCATTAACAAGTGGGACTGTTGAGCATATTACAGATACCTCTGATTGCAGACCGGCTGCTGTAATTTTAAGCGAAAGTTTTACAGAAACTAATCCGGCAGATTTTGACTCTTTGCCGATTGAATTAGAAGCAGTTTATCACCCAAGCCTGGAGTATCAATGGTTTCTTGATAATAACATTATCCCGGGGGCAACATCTCATGTTCATTTAGTAAATGATGGTGAATCAGGCACTTATAGTGTTATGGTAACTAATCCGGACAATGGCTGTGATAACTTATCTGAAGATGTAGATGTTTTTATATCTCCTATGAATTCCGTAATAAATGATTTGACTGCTTTTGATGATAAGTTTAGTATGTATCCTAATCCGGCATCCAATCAATTAACTCTTGAGTTTAAAGATGATAAATTTAATGATTTGAATATTCGCGTATTAGATGTTACAGGAAGAACCCTGATAGAAAGTGCTAATGTTTCAACACAACAAAAATTGAATATTGATACCGAAAATTTAATACAGGGGGTTTACTTTTTGTCGATTTCTACCGGTAACAAAACCTTTAACAGTAAGTTTCAGGTGGTTCGTTAA
- a CDS encoding geranylgeranyl reductase family protein, with translation MKDKKTRVIVSGAGPGGVIAAYVLAEKGVLVELHDKALFPRDKICGDALSGKVVEVLKQVAPHCLDELRAFEKQIGSYGVHFFAPNKNSLRIPFKKAFSMQDPAPGFISKRLDFDNFLVEKLLKHPNIEFIQNSEITNYNRVENQLEVCFSNGNKQLADYVIGADGAHSKLAKFHGFKQVPKYYCAGIRAYYKGVEGMDIENFIELHFLKDVLPGYFWIFPLPNGMANIGLGMRSDKISEKKINLKHLLNEIIENAPTIKDRFQNAELEGSVKGFGLPLGSVKRKLSGDNYLLIGDAASLIDPFTGEGIGNAMFSGKLAAETICEAIAQNKTNADFLSKYDTLVYDRLWSELKLSYTMQRLVKFPWLFNYVVNKASRNETLRDTISCMFEDIDLRQEFKKPSFYWKLLWN, from the coding sequence TTGAAAGATAAGAAAACAAGGGTTATAGTATCAGGTGCAGGGCCGGGAGGAGTTATAGCTGCCTATGTGTTAGCTGAAAAAGGAGTTTTAGTGGAATTGCATGATAAAGCCCTTTTCCCGCGAGACAAAATTTGCGGAGATGCTTTAAGTGGTAAAGTTGTTGAAGTTTTAAAACAGGTTGCTCCGCATTGTTTAGATGAATTGCGTGCTTTTGAAAAGCAAATCGGTTCGTATGGGGTTCATTTTTTTGCACCGAATAAAAACTCACTGAGAATTCCGTTCAAAAAAGCATTTAGTATGCAGGATCCGGCTCCCGGGTTTATTTCTAAGCGTTTAGATTTCGATAATTTTTTAGTTGAAAAACTGCTGAAACATCCCAATATAGAGTTTATTCAAAATTCTGAAATTACTAATTACAACAGGGTTGAAAATCAGTTGGAAGTTTGTTTTTCAAACGGTAATAAACAGTTGGCAGATTATGTTATTGGTGCTGATGGAGCTCATTCAAAATTGGCTAAATTTCACGGTTTCAAGCAGGTACCAAAGTATTACTGTGCCGGAATCAGAGCCTATTACAAAGGAGTGGAAGGGATGGATATTGAGAATTTTATTGAGCTGCACTTTTTAAAAGATGTACTGCCCGGATATTTTTGGATTTTTCCGCTCCCAAATGGTATGGCAAATATTGGACTTGGCATGAGAAGCGATAAGATTTCAGAGAAAAAAATAAATTTAAAGCACTTACTGAATGAAATCATAGAAAACGCTCCAACCATCAAAGATCGTTTTCAAAATGCTGAATTAGAAGGGTCGGTTAAAGGCTTTGGATTACCGCTGGGTTCCGTAAAAAGAAAACTTTCAGGAGATAATTATCTGTTAATAGGAGATGCGGCATCATTGATAGATCCTTTTACAGGAGAAGGAATCGGAAATGCAATGTTTTCCGGAAAGCTTGCTGCAGAAACTATCTGTGAAGCAATAGCCCAAAACAAAACAAACGCTGACTTTTTAAGTAAATACGATACATTGGTGTATGACAGATTGTGGAGTGAGCTAAAATTAAGCTATACTATGCAAAGACTTGTTAAATTTCCCTGGCTCTTTAATTATGTGGTCAATAAAGCCTCCCGAAATGAAACGCTGAGAGATACTATTTCCTGCATGTTTGAAGATATAGATTTAAGGCAGGAGTTTAAAAAACCTTCTTTTTATTGGAAATTACTTTGGAATTAA